The proteins below are encoded in one region of Thermothelomyces thermophilus ATCC 42464 chromosome 1, complete sequence:
- a CDS encoding cytochrome P450 monooxygenase — protein MATLRAEFLTPLQLHRGLEGWALVSLELGVILSASCIIYNVFFHPLRPVPGPKSWAATPFPYILAWLTGRLPIVIHELHEKYGDVVRVAPNRLSFTHPDAWNAIRGHRKNGQGEHGKDPTFYAMAVRNILGAPRADHSRFRRILSHGFSAKSMQDQQPLITRYVDLLMQRLKEKTHGGDGEPQPAVADLAAWFNFTTFDVIGDLAFGEPFGCLEQSRYHVWVRTIFESIGQVGAMLALQWAIPPLFTMLRHINPHGHHVGAAFETQTQYARDKITKRLALETSRPDFVEAMATAKSDDGSLLAMDEIVANARLLVTAGSETTATALSGAAYFLARHPEVQARLAEEVRNSFTSEGEIDLFSVNKLKYMLAVLDEAMRMFPPVPSGLPRKCHPGGDVICGYRVPGGTSLDIWPSAMNYSSRNFTAPDKFIPERWLDEADPTGLQLDKRRQAALQPFSVGPRNCIGKNLAYVEMRLILARLTWNYDLAFADQETSDNFLRCKAYILWMKGPLNIRLIPVRK, from the exons ATGGCCACTTTACGAGCCGAATTCTTAACACCGCTACAGCTCCACCGGGGTCTCGAAGGATGGGCTCTGGTATCCCTTGAATTG GGTGTCATCTTGTCGGCATCCTGCATCATTTATAATGTCTTCTTTCACCCGCTACGGCCTGTACCCGGTCCCAAATCATGGGCAGCTACGCCGTTCCCTTATATCCTTGCCTGGCTGACCGGCCGTCTCCCCATTGTCATCCACGAGCTACACGAAAAGTATGGCGATGTCGTCCGTGTGGCGCCTAACCGTCTCTCCTTCACCCACCCCGATGCCTGGAACGCCATTCGCGGCCATCGCAAGAACGGACAGGGAGAGCATGGCAAGGATCCGACTTTTTACGCCATGGCTGTTCGCAACATTCTCGGAGCACCCCGGGCGGACCATTCCCGCTTTCGGAGGATCTTGTCCCATGGCTTCTCGGCCAAGAGCATGCAAGACCAGCAGCCCCTGATCACGCGCTACGTTGATCTGCTGATGCAACGGCTCAAGGAGAAGACGCACGGCGGAGACGGAGAGCCTCAGCCTGCCGTAGCAGACCTCGCCGCCTGGTTCAACTTCACCACGTTCGACGTGATCGGCGACCTGGCGTTTGGAGAACCTTTCGGCTGCCTGGAGCAATCGAGGTACCACGTATGGGTCAGGACCATCTTTGAGTCGATCGGACAAGTTGGGGCCATGTTAGCGCTTCAGTGGGCAATCCCTCCTCTGTTCACGATGTTAAGGCACATTAACCCCCATGGACACCACGTTGGCGCTGCCTTTGAAACGCAGACTCAGTACGCCCGTGATAAGATCACCAAGCGACTGGCCCTCGAGACGTCACGGCCAGACTTTGTTGAGGCAATGGCAACAGCAAAGTCTGACGACGGCAGTCTGCTGGCCATGGATGAAATAGTAGCCAACGCGAGGCTCTTGGTTACCGCGGGAAGCGAAACCACCGCCACGGCACTTTCCGGCGCGGCATATTTCCTGGCACGGCACCCTGAAGTTCAGGCACGGTTGGCCGAGGAGGTCCGGAATAGCTTTACTTCCGAAGGCGAAATCGACCTCTTCTCGGTCAACAAGCTAAAGTACATGCTCGCGGTCCTGGATGAGGCCATGAGAATGTTTCCTCCTGTTCCTAGCGGGCTTCCAAGAAAATGTCATCCAGGTGGGGATGTCATTTGCGGATATCGAGTCCCCGGGGGT ACCTCACTTGATATATGGCCGTCGGCTATGAATTACAGCTCCAGGAACTTCACTGCACCCGACAAGTTTATCCCTGAGCGGTGGTTGGACGAGGCCGATCCTACGGGGCTGCAGTTGGACAAACGCAGGCAAGCAGCACTGCAGCCATTTTCAGTCGGGCCGCGCAATTGCATTGGAAAGAA CCTGGCCTATGTCGAGATGAGATTGATTCTTGCGAGATTGACCTGGAACTATGATCTCGCTTTCGCGGACCAAGAAACCTCGGACAACTTCCTGCGCTGCAAAGCCTACATCCTGTGGATGAAGGGACCACTTAACATTCGACTGATTCCAGTCAGGAAATGA
- a CDS encoding glycoside hydrolase family 78 protein (CAZy_ID 267972), protein MIGLISLGLSAIAGAAVTRTHLHLPQAGVPLITVQDGPIVLSSTTTESATLVLDYGANVEGIPSFEVVGATGDTTVFEITYSESKAGLDLYMGDGPIPLAAAMDTYRVNRYNIVGPEQFTNRHVQGAFRYQKLNLSSPGELTLQNVGVIPTTRTTSIDKLPGSFKSSDSSITDIWAVGARTIQLTEIPKDSIPEFWEITSEGAVIDSLAPQANGAPDAVTSTAYNLDFKVKPLIGGFGFSVLSDTLNSAIYISVDAGARTIAAYVGSTTEDTELTRATVPSNVTMALGSWHSVHVEVAMTDIAISINGERVLKFTQYSKFYGSYGLGASFGHKAVFRDLVATDPVGTVTYQHPLNDKSCLKDFLLGTNPLDVSVDGSRRDRIAYAGDLDIAASAALVSTHGLEFVEGALNLLASMQATPGFFIPTVKIQQRPLSTPLDVNITGLIGYSWNLLTAVSHTYMHTGDLALALEWAPRIVRMLDWSHSQTLSNGLFNLSDATFGGDWNYYDPAQSGVVTKFNVLYAYALQETVGLLADVGVDISVYQDRLAALRAAIDKHLWSDELGAYVYADGIRDGFGQDSNAIAILAGVNLDPSHSSETILSTLSRELSTPKGPLSFSSGVLQHGFQRYISPYASAYHLRAAFTSQNSTAARELLDSLWAPMTDTNNANYSGCFWETLDETGRPAFGVHTSLCHGWSAGPTAELSRFVLGAQPTKPGWAEWAVSPQTLGLTSARGEVPTPLGPLTVSWEFCGTLLNMSVEAPAGTTGLVNVPYPLLVPVTQSKFIMNGSVVNGTTLRVKGGSKVTIMQLRK, encoded by the exons ATGATCGGCCTAATCTCCCTGGGCCTGTCCGCCATCGCAGGCGCCGCTGTTACTCGAACACACCTACATCTGCCGCAAGCGGGCGTTCCGTTGATCACGGTGCAAGATGGACCGATCGTCCTATCGTCAACCACGACAGAGAGCGCCACCCTCGTCCTCGATTATGGGGCTAATGTAGAGGGCATCCCGTCCTTTGAGGTCGTAGGCGCTACAGGCGACACGACCGTTTTCGAGATCACGTACTCTGAAAGCAAAGCCGGCTTGGATTTGTATATG GGCGACGGGCCGATCCCTCTAGCGGCGGCCATGGACACGTACCGAGTCAACCGGTATAACATTGTTGGCCCGGAGCAGTTCACCAATCGCCATGTCCAAGGGGCCTTTCGATACCAGAAGCTGAATCTATCCTCACCCGGCGAGCTGACGTTGCAGAATGTCGGCGTGATTCCCACTACCCGCACGACTTCGATCGACAAACTGCCCGGGTCGTTCAAGAGCTCCGACAGCTCCATTACAGACATCTGGGCAGTCGGTGCTAGAACCATTCAGCTGACCGAAATACCCAAAGATTCTATCCCCGAGTTTTGGGAAATCACCAGCGAGGGTGCCGTGATCGACAGTCTTGCACCCCAAGCAAACGGGGCCCCAGATGCCGTCACTAGTACGGCCTATAACCTCGACTTCAAGGTCAAACCGCTGATTGGCGGCTTTGGGTTCAGCGTGTTGTCTGACACTCTTAACTCGGCAATCTACATATCAGTTGATGCTGGAGCGAGGACAATTGCGGCCTACGTCGGATCGACTACCGAGGATACGGAGCTCACCAGGGCCACGGTGCCGTCGAATGTGACCATGGCTCTTGGCAGCTGGCACTCCGTTCACGTCGAGGTCGCTATGACCGACATCGCCATAAGCATCAACGGCGAGCGAGTGCTCAAGTTTACCCAGTACTCCAAGTTCTATGGCTCCTATGGCCTTGGTGCTTCCTTTGGCCACAAGGCTGTCTTCAGAGACCTCGTCGCGACCGATCCCGTGGGCACCGTCACCTACCAGCACCCCTTGAACGACAAGAGCTGCCTGAAAGATTTTCTTTTAGGCACCAACCCTCTCGATGTATCCGTTGACGGTTCGCGCCGAGATCGTATCGCATACGCTGGCGACCTAGACATCGCCGCCTCTGCCGCCCTGGTCTCCACCCATGGACTGGAGTTTGTCGAAGGTGCGCTTAACCTTTTGGCATCGATGCAGGCCACGCCCGGCTTTTTTATACCCACAGTCAAGATACAGCAAAGGCCGCTTTCGACTCCCTTGGACGTCAACATCACAGGCCTGATAGGATACTCGTGGAACTTGCTCACAGCTGTCTCTCACACGTACATGCATACGGGTGATCTCGCCCTGGCCTTGGAGTGGGCACCTAGAATTGTGCGAATGCTTGACTGGTCGCACTCGCAAACGCTGTCGAACGGCCTCTTCAATCTCAGCGACGCCACCTTCGGCGGAGACTGGAACTACTACGACCCTGCCCAGTCTGGAGTCGTCACCAAGTTCAATGTCCTCTACGCCTACGCGCTCCAAGAGACGGTCGGGCTCTTGGCCGATGTCGGTGTCGACATCTCTGTGTACCAAGACCGTCTCGCTGCTCTACGGGCAGCCATTGATAAGCACCTCTGGAGTGACGAGCTAGGCGCGTACGTCTACGCCGACGGTATCCGGGACGGGTTCGGCCAAGACTCCAATGCCATCGCTATTCTTGCCGGCGTCAACTTGGACCCATCCCACTCGTCCGAAACCATCTTGTCTACCCTGTCTAGGGAACTTTCCACGCCCAAGGGCCCACTATCCTTCTCCTCCGGCGTCCTACAGCACGGATTCCAGCGGTACATCAGCCCTTACGCCTCTGCATACCATCTCCGCGCCGCCTTCACATCGCAGAACTCTACCGCTGCCCGGGAGTTGCTTGACTCGCTGTGGGCGCCGATGACTGATACCAACAACGCCAACTACTCCGGCTGTTTCTGGGAGACCCTGGACGAGACCGGCCGCCCCGCTTTCGGAGTCCATACGAGTTTGTGCCACGGATGGAGCGCGGGCCCGACGGCTGAGCTGAGCCGTTTCGTGCTCGGTGCGCAACCCACCAAGCCCGGCTGGGCCGAGTGGGCAGTCTCTCCGCAGACTCTTGGTCTTACCTCCGCCCGGGGTGAGGTGCCCACACCTCTCGGTCCTCTTACTGTAAGCTGGGAGTTCTGTGGAACCCTCCTCAACATGTCGGTCGAGGCTCCTGCCGGCACCACAGGGTTGGTCAATGTCCCGTACCCGCTGTTGGTTCCGGTAACCCAGTCCAAGTTCATTATGAATGGTTCTGTTGTCAACGGCACCACTCTGAGGGTTAAAGGGGGCTCAAAGGTCACCATTATGCAGTTAAGGAAATGA
- a CDS encoding glycosyltransferase family 1 protein (CAZy_ID 270127), whose product MSRVSDGPRIQSPQDPSYTRERKNRARIENASQDARSVPSEQTRDDKTLQRATCVAAKWLLKNPPRFAHVHCAQALGIPVHIMFTMPWKATRAFPHSLVKLNATDIEPSTANWLTYGLVELMPWQGTDTSSTT is encoded by the exons ATGTCGCGAGTAAGCGATGGGCCAAGAATTCAGTCGCCACAGGATCCGAGCTATACGAGAGAGCGGAAGAACAGAGCGAGAATCGAGAATGCCTCGCAAGACGCGCGGAGTGTACCGAGCGAGCAGACAAGGGATGATAAAACCCTACAGCGA GCCACATGCGTAGCAGCCAAGTGGCTCTTGAAGAATCCCCCAAGATTCGCCCATGTGCATTGTGCGCAGGCTCTCGGAATACCTGTGCACATCATGTTTACCATGCCGTGGAAGGCAACCCGAGCCTTTCCCCATTCGTTAGTCAAACTGAACGCGACGGACATCGAACCTAGCACCGCAAACTGGCTTACCTATGGCCTGGTCGAGCTCATGCCCTGGCAAGG AACTGACACCTCAAGCACAACGTAA